A portion of the Leptospira kanakyensis genome contains these proteins:
- a CDS encoding cytochrome c maturation protein CcmE — MNRKFLTLLFLIGLSLGGIAFFSSQETSYLLLDASELAANPTKYSDQNLRVRGFVRIGSLVREGKKAKFDLELNDQIIPVFFTGATLLPDAFKEGARARVDGKLDHGVLVASHVEAKCASKYEAGYAEEQ; from the coding sequence ATGAATCGTAAGTTTTTAACTCTTTTGTTTCTCATCGGACTCTCTCTGGGAGGAATCGCTTTTTTCTCCTCCCAAGAAACCTCTTACCTTCTTTTGGATGCGTCGGAACTGGCAGCAAACCCCACAAAATATTCAGACCAAAACCTTCGCGTGCGAGGATTTGTTCGGATCGGGAGCCTTGTTCGCGAAGGAAAAAAAGCCAAATTTGATTTGGAACTGAATGATCAAATCATCCCCGTGTTTTTCACAGGAGCCACTCTTTTGCCAGATGCTTTTAAAGAAGGCGCAAGGGCTCGCGTGGATGGAAAGTTAGATCACGGAGTTCTTGTTGCGAGTCACGTAGAAGCAAAATGTGCCTCCAAATATGAAGCGGGATATGCTGAGGAACAATGA
- a CDS encoding MBL fold metallo-hydrolase, with product MLVFFFSLSCFTDVSVRKSHHTESGYKNPNPTFETKGLWNVIVWQFQRFRLPNSLDPADYPPFPVVGNDGVELKNNPSKLSVTWVGHATTLIQIDGVNILSDPIWSERCSPVSFVGPKRYTPPGIKIEDLPKIDIVILSHNHYDHTDLPTLRQLEEKFHPLVLTGLGNKKLLLGEGLKNVLEMDWWDETKAFGLNITFTPTQHFSGRGLFDRNETLWGSYLISGKKEKVYFGGDTGYYTHFREIGEKFGSIDVAILPVGATEPRWMMQPVHVDPKETVQAFVDLKAKYLIPMHYMTFVLSDEPLDSPVPRTKEEIKRSGISEGQFVPLKIGESRFF from the coding sequence TTGTTAGTCTTCTTTTTTTCCCTCTCTTGTTTTACCGATGTGAGTGTTCGCAAATCCCATCACACAGAGAGCGGATATAAAAATCCAAACCCAACCTTCGAAACCAAAGGCCTGTGGAATGTAATCGTTTGGCAATTCCAAAGGTTCCGACTGCCCAATAGTTTGGATCCGGCCGACTATCCCCCGTTTCCCGTTGTTGGAAATGACGGTGTGGAATTGAAGAACAATCCATCCAAACTTTCAGTCACTTGGGTGGGACATGCCACAACCCTCATCCAAATCGATGGAGTGAACATTCTGTCCGATCCCATTTGGAGTGAAAGATGTTCCCCGGTTAGTTTTGTTGGCCCGAAACGTTATACCCCTCCCGGAATCAAAATTGAAGACCTTCCCAAGATAGACATTGTGATTTTATCGCATAACCACTATGACCATACAGATTTACCTACACTCCGGCAACTTGAAGAAAAGTTTCATCCCCTGGTTCTCACTGGGCTTGGTAACAAAAAATTGTTGTTAGGTGAAGGTTTGAAAAATGTGTTGGAGATGGATTGGTGGGATGAAACAAAAGCTTTCGGACTGAATATCACCTTCACTCCTACCCAACATTTTAGCGGGCGGGGTTTGTTTGATCGGAACGAAACTTTATGGGGAAGTTATCTCATTTCGGGGAAAAAGGAAAAAGTCTACTTCGGGGGAGATACCGGATACTACACCCATTTTCGTGAAATTGGTGAGAAGTTTGGGTCGATCGATGTGGCGATTTTACCGGTGGGTGCCACTGAACCTCGGTGGATGATGCAGCCCGTACACGTGGATCCCAAGGAAACAGTGCAGGCCTTTGTCGACCTAAAGGCTAAATATTTGATTCCTATGCATTATATGACCTTTGTTCTCTCGGATGAGCCCCTTGATTCTCCTGTGCCCCGCACTAAAGAGGAGATAAAACGATCGGGAATCTCCGAAGGACAATTCGTTCCTTTAAAAATTGGTGAATCTCGGTTTTTTTAG
- a CDS encoding heme lyase CcmF/NrfE family subunit has product MNNLGTILLASSLAILIFSALQTIYGIYKQERKAVELGRLALMTNPFVIILTFTVLLTQLVRSDYSNYYVVMHSSEHLPLFYKMTSIWSGSSGSLLFWNLILNVFTFIVLWQTRKSIEDRIPMMNLILAVLSGFFSFLAVFYGDAQPFREFVPEAAAGRGLNPLLQHWAMIIHPPILYIGYVSISIPFAIAMSALVSGQLSEDWMKFIRKWTLFSWFFLGTGILLGSKWAYEELGWGGYWAWDPVENASLMPWLLTSAFVHSVVIQERRGMLKFWNMLLVILAFHFSLLGTWITRSGVLEGPHSFSKSTIGTPFIIYIIASFLFFTGFVIYRRKHLTPERNLEAITSKEGSFLLNNFLLVLSTAAILLGVFSPLLYGKEFKAPWFNSWGVPAGIFLLLLMGAAPLLAWRKGAGAVFFSTLLKPFIAGLVGGGLYILFYSQNFTKPDSKYGDVLAEVYSVLTVTIGVFTISGIIQEYYRGIRARREEFQNENIVIAGYRMLLKNKRRYGGYLVHFSLVLIFIGYAGNAFKINTSVRFFYELQPPTSEEIVYQSIDKAMIGGYQIEASTLKLKPVLISGLGGEPNIQNVIVAQEGTYSIFRGMDKLSDLVTERRFYPQISHLTGDFETHIPTSEPAILSMAKEDFYIQLGAIETSDLKSENPDLPLMFMQYYFTPGSEMDKLKFFLNFPRQIVANLEVWVNPLVKLIWVGSLLYFLTGIFLLLPVGEKKKKVVG; this is encoded by the coding sequence ATGAACAATTTAGGAACCATCCTTCTCGCATCTTCTCTCGCCATTTTAATTTTTTCCGCATTACAAACCATCTACGGAATCTACAAACAAGAAAGAAAAGCCGTTGAACTAGGCCGCCTGGCTCTGATGACAAATCCTTTTGTCATCATCCTGACTTTTACAGTTTTACTCACACAGCTTGTAAGATCAGACTATAGCAATTATTATGTGGTCATGCATTCCAGCGAACACCTCCCGCTGTTTTATAAAATGACATCCATCTGGTCGGGATCTTCTGGAAGTTTGTTATTTTGGAATTTGATTCTAAACGTTTTTACTTTTATTGTTTTATGGCAAACTCGTAAGTCCATCGAAGATAGAATCCCGATGATGAATCTTATCCTTGCGGTTCTTTCTGGATTTTTTTCTTTCCTCGCTGTTTTTTATGGAGATGCACAACCATTCCGTGAATTTGTTCCGGAAGCGGCGGCGGGTCGTGGACTCAATCCCCTCCTCCAACATTGGGCGATGATCATCCATCCACCAATTCTTTATATTGGTTATGTGAGTATCTCTATTCCTTTTGCTATTGCGATGTCTGCTCTTGTGTCGGGACAACTCTCTGAAGATTGGATGAAGTTCATTCGTAAATGGACTTTGTTTTCTTGGTTCTTTCTCGGAACAGGGATTTTACTCGGGTCCAAGTGGGCCTATGAAGAGTTAGGTTGGGGTGGATACTGGGCTTGGGATCCGGTAGAAAATGCGTCGCTTATGCCATGGTTACTGACCAGTGCTTTTGTACATTCAGTTGTGATCCAAGAACGTCGAGGGATGTTAAAGTTCTGGAATATGTTACTTGTGATCTTAGCTTTTCATTTTAGTTTGCTTGGAACTTGGATCACACGTTCTGGAGTTTTGGAAGGCCCTCATAGTTTTTCTAAATCAACCATTGGAACTCCTTTTATCATTTATATCATTGCTAGTTTTCTATTTTTCACAGGATTTGTGATTTATAGAAGAAAACACCTAACACCAGAAAGAAACTTAGAAGCCATCACTTCCAAAGAAGGAAGTTTTCTTTTAAATAACTTTTTACTGGTTCTTTCGACCGCAGCCATTTTGCTCGGTGTCTTTTCTCCTCTTTTATACGGAAAAGAATTCAAAGCGCCGTGGTTTAATTCTTGGGGAGTTCCTGCTGGAATATTTCTTTTACTCCTAATGGGGGCCGCACCACTCCTTGCTTGGAGAAAGGGAGCGGGAGCTGTATTTTTTTCCACACTTCTCAAACCCTTTATCGCCGGACTTGTCGGCGGTGGACTTTATATTCTTTTTTATTCACAAAACTTTACCAAACCAGACAGTAAGTATGGAGATGTTTTAGCTGAGGTTTATTCGGTTCTGACGGTTACGATTGGTGTCTTTACCATTTCAGGCATCATCCAAGAATACTATCGTGGGATCCGAGCACGAAGAGAAGAATTCCAAAACGAAAATATCGTGATTGCTGGATACCGAATGTTACTCAAAAACAAACGGCGGTATGGTGGGTATTTAGTACATTTTTCACTGGTTCTTATTTTTATTGGTTATGCAGGGAATGCATTTAAAATCAATACATCGGTTCGTTTCTTTTACGAACTCCAACCACCAACTTCAGAAGAGATTGTTTACCAATCGATCGACAAAGCAATGATTGGTGGATACCAAATTGAAGCATCCACTCTCAAATTAAAACCAGTATTAATTTCAGGACTTGGTGGGGAACCAAACATCCAAAACGTAATTGTTGCCCAGGAAGGAACTTATTCTATCTTTCGAGGGATGGATAAACTTTCGGATCTTGTGACAGAACGTAGATTTTATCCACAGATCTCTCACCTAACAGGAGATTTTGAAACACATATCCCTACAAGTGAACCAGCCATTCTCTCTATGGCTAAAGAAGATTTTTACATCCAACTGGGAGCGATAGAAACCTCGGATCTAAAATCAGAAAACCCCGACCTACCTTTGATGTTTATGCAGTATTACTTCACACCAGGAAGTGAAATGGACAAACTCAAATTCTTTCTGAACTTCCCAAGACAAATTGTAGCCAACTTAGAAGTATGGGTAAACCCACTGGTAAAACTCATTTGGGTAGGAT
- a CDS encoding YdcF family protein, whose amino-acid sequence MDSIFFILSKLGTILLYPLPVFFLLALLLIFKTKSGHGKYRLFQIILFLYLASNAFISNFLVQTLEKDYPPVNIAELPKSDVAIVLGGMIQTISAHPGRPELSDSADRLTDAVRMYKAGKVKKILFTGGSGLLFANTYREADLAKELFLDLGVPEKDLIWENNSRNTYENAVETKKILQDKKIESAILVTSAFHMKRAAGCFQKQSISFVVYPTDYRATDLQSGAFELYIPSAGFLDQTSMAIKEWVGYFVYRAKSYL is encoded by the coding sequence ATGGATTCAATCTTCTTTATTCTCTCCAAACTTGGCACCATCTTACTGTATCCTCTTCCTGTTTTTTTTCTTTTGGCACTTCTTTTGATCTTTAAAACAAAATCAGGGCATGGGAAATACAGACTCTTTCAGATTATTTTGTTTTTATATTTGGCTTCCAATGCTTTTATTTCCAACTTTCTAGTCCAAACTCTAGAAAAAGATTACCCACCCGTAAACATTGCAGAACTTCCCAAATCAGACGTTGCGATTGTGTTAGGTGGAATGATCCAAACCATTTCAGCTCACCCCGGTAGACCCGAACTATCTGACTCGGCTGACAGACTAACAGACGCTGTGCGAATGTACAAAGCAGGAAAAGTAAAAAAAATTCTATTTACTGGTGGATCCGGTCTTCTCTTTGCCAATACATACCGCGAAGCAGACCTTGCCAAAGAATTGTTTTTGGATTTAGGAGTTCCTGAAAAAGACCTAATCTGGGAAAATAATTCGCGAAACACTTATGAGAATGCTGTTGAAACAAAAAAGATTCTCCAGGATAAAAAGATAGAATCCGCGATCCTTGTGACTTCTGCATTCCATATGAAACGTGCGGCCGGTTGTTTTCAAAAACAAAGTATTTCTTTTGTGGTTTATCCCACCGACTACAGAGCCACAGACCTACAATCAGGGGCATTTGAACTTTACATTCCTTCTGCGGGATTTTTAGACCAAACCTCTATGGCCATCAAAGAATGGGTAGGATACTTCGTATATCGTGCCAAATCCTATTTATAA